Part of the Patescibacteria group bacterium genome is shown below.
GACCGTTGTGGTGATCTATGAGTACCCATTTGCCATAGGACGCATTTGGACAGGCCGTATCAGTGTTGCCAGTACCCAAAACTTTGCCTGACAGGGCCGATTTAACGGGTGTGCCGATAGATGCGGCAAGATCAATACCGTTATGCCCACGACCATTATAAGCCTGGACATGACTGCGAGCAAAATCGGTATCCCCAAATTGCTGCGTAATTCTTACCTTATCAAGCGGCCATTTTAGAACTCCTGAGCCAGTTTGAGGCAAACTCGATGGATCAATGGCAAACTTAAGCTGGGACTCGAAGCTCAGTAATTCTTTTTCAAACGAATCTCTGAGAGCCTGTTTCTGTGCTAAAATTTTTCTATAGGCCTCCTCCTGGCTCTTTGTTTGCACAAGTAGTTTGTTTGTCTGGGTTTTATTATATTCCGCCACTTTTTTCTTATCAGTGAGACTATCCGCCAGAGTAACCAAACTATCACGGGCTTTTTGGGACTGGAGCTTGCTATCCTCCAACTGTGACTTCAAAGTTTTTAGCTTAGCAAGCTCGCTGTTTAAACTTTCATTGAGCTGACCGAGCGTTTCAACACGATCAAGGAAACTAGAAATACTTTTGTAGGTCAAAAGCGTCTCAACAAGTGAGGTTGATTCTTCCTCGTCAGTTTCTGCCAAGGTATTCGAAATAGATTGAACAGATTTTTTTATTGAAGTTTCAGAATCAGAAATCTGAATATTGAGTTTCTGTATTGAAAGATTAGCGGATGCAATCTTGTTTTCAAGCGAGGAAATTTCAGCAGAAAGCTTCTTTCGAGTTAGTTCAAGCGCAGCGATTTTACTTTTAAGCGTCTTCCCTTCCGTGCTCGTTTTTTCAACTTGGGACTGGTACTGAGCAATCTCAACTTCCAAATCTTTTATAACCTTGTTTCGTTCGTCAATTTTACTTTTGAGATCCTCAATAAGATCAGCATGAACCCGTGGCACAGAAAAAATCGACAGGAAAAACAATCCGAGCAGGAATACGCAAATTAATTTTAAAAACTTGTGCATTCCTCTATGATAGCAAATTTATGGCTTGAATGATTCGTTGTGCGGTTTCTTCCTTACCTAAAAGTTCAGAAAGTACAAAGGGGTCAGGTGATTTTTCCTTGCCGGAAAGACTCATCCGGAGAGGCCATAAGACCTCTCCCCTGCCCTCTTTTTCCGCATATGGCCACAAAACTTCTTTTGTTGTCAAACGATTAAATGATTCGGTTGGAATATTTTTCAATAACTCTAAAACTTCTGATAGACGAGTTTTGGTTTTTACCAAATCCCCTATCCCTTTCCACAAGAGGGCATTTTTTTCGAATGTTGGTTTTCCAAAAAAATAATTATAATCACCGGTCGCAATTGAATCCGCCAATTCTTTGAAATTAGAAATCCGTTCGGACATGACCTCGATTAATTGAGGTTTTTGTTCCAAAGTTTTTATTTGGTCATCTGATACTCTTTGTGTGAGATTGGCAATCTTCTCTTTTGGGGAAAGTTTTTGAATGTAGTGTCTATTAAACCAATTAAGTTTCTCGACGTTGAAAATTGCACCTCCTTTTTGAACTTTTGAAAGATCAAACACTCTGACCAATTCTTCCAGAGAAAAAACCTCTCGGTCATCTCCAGGGTTCCATCCTAAAAGTGCCATAAAATTAACAACAGGTTCAGAAAGATAGCCGAGCTTACGATAATATTCAAGCGCTACGATTTCGCCATGCTTGCGTTTTGATAATTTGGTTCGGTCTGGTGCAAGCACAAGGGGAAGATGGGCAAAAATTGGCACCGGTGCGCCAATAGCCTCGAATATAAGGATGTGGCGGGGGGTATTTGAAATGTGATCCTCACCACGGATAACGTGAGTAATACCCATCTCATAGTCATCCACCGCAACAGCGAGATGAAAAATTGGCTCGTCGAGTGATTTTGCAATCACAAAATCACCGAGCTCAGTCGTATCAAATTCGATCGGACCACGGATCATGTCGACAAATGTAACTACCTTGTTCGGATTTTTAAACCTAATAACTTCGGCACGTCCGCCCTCCACAACAACCTCTTCCTTTGAAACAAAAGCTTTTCCTTCTGTAATAAGCTTCTCAATGTGTTTTCGGTAGATCGCGCTACGCTCCGACTGCCGATAGATCTCGTCATACTCGAGGTGAAGCCAACTCATTGCTTCTAAAATTGCATCATCAAATTCTTTTTTTGAACGCTCTCTATCGGTGTCTTCAATACGTAAAATAAATTTTCCATTATGCTGCCGTGCGAATAGATAGGCAAAAAGCACTGTCCGCACACTTCCCATATGCATATATCCCGTCGGTGACGGCGCGAATCTGGTTATTACTTTTTTATCTGTTGTATCCATCTTAATTCGTATATTCGCACGGATTCGTTATTAGTAGTATCTATACTTCGTGCGACAGTCCAATTTCAAGCAATTTAAGCGCAATGATATCTGCCGCATCAACGCGAGCAAATTTTGTTGCACTCTCCCGCATCTTGGCAATTAAATTTACGTCAGAAAGAACTCTCTCAATTTCATGCAAAAGAATATGTGGTGTTAAGTTCGTTTCCTCAATGACCACAGCGGCTCCGCTTCGTGCGTAATTAAACGCGTTGCTGGTCTGGTCGTGGCTGACTGCTTCATTCAGTGGAATAATAATTGACGGCACTCCCCATGCTGCAATTTCAAACAAGGTTGAACCACCACGAGAAATTACCAAATCGGCAACGCCCGCGGATCTTCGTAAGGTCATTTCGTTAAGATATTCGAACGGTTTATATCTGGTCTTAAGCGGTGTCTTTTCCAAAATAACTGACGTGGTGCCTGACACCTCCGCGTAATTATTTTTCCCAGTCTGATGAATAATTTGAAATTTTTCAACCAACTCTGGAAGAATTTTAATTAAGGTTTCATTTATTAATCGTGAACCTTGAGAGCCGCCGAGAATTAAAATGATCGGGATATTTTTTTCAAGCTGTAGAAATTCATGAGCTCCAGTACTAGAAACACTTATAATATCGGTCCGAATAGGATTGCCGGTATAGGCAGTTTTTTCTTGTGGAAAATAATGGGCTGCTTCAGGAAAAGAAACGGCGATATCCTGAGCAAATTTCCCAGCCCACAAATTTACTTTGCCAGGAATACTATCTGACTCGTGAATGACGATTGGAATGCGAAAAATTCGGCCAGCAAAAAGCGCAGGAAAACTGGCGTATCCACCTTTACCAAAAATAACGTCTGGATAAATTTCAAAAACTTTCCAAAGCGATTTGATGACACCAAAAAAAGTTCTTACGAGATCAACTACATTTTTCAGTGAAAAATAACGGCGTAATTTACCGGCGGGCATCTTTACAAAATTTATATTATTATCAAAAAGAGCTCGACTATCGTACGGTTCATTGGCCATGTAGTACAATGCCGGCGGTAAAAGTCGTTTTTCTTTAACGGTTTTGTTTATGGATTGAGCAACCGCGATAATTGGGTAAAAATGCCCTCCCGTCCCTCCGCCTGTAAATAAAATTTTCATTCGTGTTGGTGACGTTAATTTTTTCTAAACCGTGAAATATTGAGAATAATTCCCACTTCAACGAGAGCCATGATCATAGCTGATCCACCGTGGCTAACAAAGAGAAGCGGCAGGCCAGATAGGGGCATCACCCCAAGCATTGAGGCAATGTTCATAAAGGAAGCCGACACGATAAGTATAACAATCCCAACAACCAAAAGTCCACTAAACGTGTCGGGGGCTTTTGTGGCAATTCGAAGTGATCTCAGTGTAAAAAATAAGAACAATAAAATTAGAAAAACTCCGCCAAAAAATCCGAATTCTTCAGCGGCAACTGCAAAAATCGAATCGCCTATCGGTTCTGGGAGATAGGCAAATTTTTGAATACTTTGGCCAAAACCTCTACCGAAATATTCCCCCGAACCAATCGCAATGAGTGACTGCTGAATCTGATAACCGGCGCCAAGTGGGTCGGATGCGGGATTTAAAAAGGTTTGAAATCGGCTCATAAGATATGGCCGTGTATAGACCAAAAGCGCTAAACCCAAAATTGAGCAAAACCCAAGTAACGCCAGATGCCTGAACCGCCCGCCAGCGACAATAAACATACCAATCGTTGCAAGGAAGATACTAATAAAAGTATCAGTATCCGGTTGTTTTAAAAGAATAGCTCCAACCAACGCCAACAAAATTATAATGGGGAGAATCCCCTCCTTGAAAGAGGTGACGGCATCCTTGGTTCTTGCGAGCCACGCGGCCATATATATAACAAAACCGATTTTAAGAAATTCCGCAGGCTGAAATGAAGCTGGGCCAATCGCGATCCAACGACTACCTCCTCCGTATGCTCGTCCAATGCCGGGAACAAAAACCAAAATAGTTAGAAAAATTGAAAATAAAAAAATATAAAAAGAATAGCGCCTCCAAAAATTGTAATGAACTCTTGAAAAAACAAAGGCAAACACGACGCCAATACCAACCGCCAATAATTGTTTTGAAGCTACAGAAAAAAAACTGGCACCGTTGCGGGCCAAAAGTCCAAGTGAGGCGGAGGAAAAGATCAGCAAACCAAAAACAATAAGAACTGCAACTATACTTAAAAATATTTTATCAACTGGTTTAGATTTGGCCATATACCGCAAACGAACAAAATTTTCGCTTGCGATTATTGTAACACGCAAAAATACATTTCTACATTTCCGAAAGCTATCAGCTGTAAGC
Proteins encoded:
- a CDS encoding UDP-N-acetylglucosamine--N-acetylmuramyl-(pentapeptide) pyrophosphoryl-undecaprenol N-acetylglucosamine transferase, which translates into the protein MKILFTGGGTGGHFYPIIAVAQSINKTVKEKRLLPPALYYMANEPYDSRALFDNNINFVKMPAGKLRRYFSLKNVVDLVRTFFGVIKSLWKVFEIYPDVIFGKGGYASFPALFAGRIFRIPIVIHESDSIPGKVNLWAGKFAQDIAVSFPEAAHYFPQEKTAYTGNPIRTDIISVSSTGAHEFLQLEKNIPIILILGGSQGSRLINETLIKILPELVEKFQIIHQTGKNNYAEVSGTTSVILEKTPLKTRYKPFEYLNEMTLRRSAGVADLVISRGGSTLFEIAAWGVPSIIIPLNEAVSHDQTSNAFNYARSGAAVVIEETNLTPHILLHEIERVLSDVNLIAKMRESATKFARVDAADIIALKLLEIGLSHEV
- the gltX gene encoding glutamate--tRNA ligase produces the protein MDTTDKKVITRFAPSPTGYMHMGSVRTVLFAYLFARQHNGKFILRIEDTDRERSKKEFDDAILEAMSWLHLEYDEIYRQSERSAIYRKHIEKLITEGKAFVSKEEVVVEGGRAEVIRFKNPNKVVTFVDMIRGPIEFDTTELGDFVIAKSLDEPIFHLAVAVDDYEMGITHVIRGEDHISNTPRHILIFEAIGAPVPIFAHLPLVLAPDRTKLSKRKHGEIVALEYYRKLGYLSEPVVNFMALLGWNPGDDREVFSLEELVRVFDLSKVQKGGAIFNVEKLNWFNRHYIQKLSPKEKIANLTQRVSDDQIKTLEQKPQLIEVMSERISNFKELADSIATGDYNYFFGKPTFEKNALLWKGIGDLVKTKTRLSEVLELLKNIPTESFNRLTTKEVLWPYAEKEGRGEVLWPLRMSLSGKEKSPDPFVLSELLGKEETAQRIIQAINLLS
- the ftsW gene encoding putative lipid II flippase FtsW — encoded protein: MAKSKPVDKIFLSIVAVLIVFGLLIFSSASLGLLARNGASFFSVASKQLLAVGIGVVFAFVFSRVHYNFWRRYSFYIFLFSIFLTILVFVPGIGRAYGGGSRWIAIGPASFQPAEFLKIGFVIYMAAWLARTKDAVTSFKEGILPIIILLALVGAILLKQPDTDTFISIFLATIGMFIVAGGRFRHLALLGFCSILGLALLVYTRPYLMSRFQTFLNPASDPLGAGYQIQQSLIAIGSGEYFGRGFGQSIQKFAYLPEPIGDSIFAVAAEEFGFFGGVFLILLFLFFTLRSLRIATKAPDTFSGLLVVGIVILIVSASFMNIASMLGVMPLSGLPLLFVSHGGSAMIMALVEVGIILNISRFRKN
- a CDS encoding peptidoglycan DD-metalloendopeptidase family protein, which encodes MHKFLKLICVFLLGLFFLSIFSVPRVHADLIEDLKSKIDERNKVIKDLEVEIAQYQSQVEKTSTEGKTLKSKIAALELTRKKLSAEISSLENKIASANLSIQKLNIQISDSETSIKKSVQSISNTLAETDEEESTSLVETLLTYKSISSFLDRVETLGQLNESLNSELAKLKTLKSQLEDSKLQSQKARDSLVTLADSLTDKKKVAEYNKTQTNKLLVQTKSQEEAYRKILAQKQALRDSFEKELLSFESQLKFAIDPSSLPQTGSGVLKWPLDKVRITQQFGDTDFARSHVQAYNGRGHNGIDLAASIGTPVKSALSGKVLGTGNTDTACPNASYGKWVLIDHHNGLTTLYAHLSVIKVSAGQEVQTGEIIGYSGETGYATGPHLHFTVYASQGVEIVSRPSKSCNATYIMPVGSLNAYLNPLLYL